Within Planctomycetota bacterium, the genomic segment AATCCAGGCTGGTCGGGCGGCTTACTGATAATCCGTTTTGCAGAGTCTTTTTAAAAAGGTTGATGCTCTCGTGCGACATGTTCATCGTCTCGCAAACCTCATAAGGCTCCGGAAATCTACCTAGTTTCTGGGAAAGGGCAACCGAAACGCTCTTCCATCTTGAAATAAGCTCCACCACATGGCAAGGCAACCGGATGGTTTTGGATGACATATATAAAGCACGCATAATGGATTGCTTAATCCACCAGGAAGCATAGGTACTAAAACGCCCTTTTGAGGGATTGAAGCGCTTGACGGCTTTCATTAAACCGATATTTCCATCTTCAATCAAATCCTGGAATGATAACCCCCTATTCAAATATTTCCTGGCAATCTTAACGACCAAACGCAGGTTCGCTCTGATTAATTTATGCCTTGCTAAACGGTTGCCGCGCTTCATGGCGCCGGCTAGTTTATTTGTTTCGGGTATGCTTAATAAAGGATATTTGTTGATATCCTTGATGTACATCACCAGTTCATTCGAGTCTCTTTTCATTTCAGGTAAAATCGGGCGATTTGCGAAACCACATGTTCCTGCATTTCTTCGGTCAATTCCGCATAAATAGGCAGGGAAACGCATGTTTGGGCGCACTTTTCGGAAACCGGCAAATCTCCTTTTTTATATCCCATATCATTAAAGCATTCCTGGAGGTGCAACGGCAGCGGATAATAAACCTCGGTGCCAACGCCACCATCTTTAAGGAATTTAATCAGTTCATCGCGCTTCTCTTTTACCCGGATAGTGAACTGGTGGTATGTATGGTTACGCTCCGGTTTTGTTATTGGTGCGGTGATGATATCATCCAGTTTATATTTCTTAAAAAGATTTATATAACGCTGGGCATTCCTGGCACGCCCTTTATTCCATTCTGCAAGGTGTTTTAACTTGGCGGATAACACGGCCGCTTGTAATGCATCAAGGCGGCTGTTGCAACCGACATACTGGTGATAGTATTTCTTCAACCCGCCGTGTATGCGCAGGGTTTTTATAAGAATCGCCGATTTTTCATCATTTGTAGTCACCAAACCGGCATCACCCCAAGCGCCTAAGTTCTTGGATGGGAAGAAAGAAAAACACCCGAATATTCCGAAGGTTCCCGCATGTTTGTTTTTATACTTAGACCCGATTGCCTGCGCGGCATCTTCAACCACAGCAATGTTGTATTTGCGGCTCAACTCCGTTATCGCATCCATTTCGGCACACTGTCCGTAAAGATGGACCGGCATAACGGCTTTTACCTTTTTGCCGTTACGTTTGAGGTAATCTTCTATTTTATTAGGGTCAAGGTTATAAGTATCCTGTTCGATATCCACAAAAACAGGCTTGGCGCCCAAGCGCGCAATAGAACCGGCGGTCGCAAAGAAGCTGAAAGGGGTGGTGATCACCTCATCACCGCTGCCGATTTTTAGCGCCATAAAAGAAAGCAAAATCGCGTCCGAGCCGGAAGCGACCCCGATTGCGTATTTCACGTTGATATAACCGGAAATTTCTTTCTCAAAGTTTTCTACGGTTGCCCCTAAAATGAAATGCTGGCTTTGGATAACCGGCTGGATGGATTTTTCAATATCGCCCTTGATTGCTTGATACTGCGCTTTCAAATCCAGTATAGGGACCTGCATAGCACCCTATTATAGAAAGTTTAAAGGACAGCGCAAATATTTTTGTATTTGATATGAAAACGAATTTGCCTACTTGGGAGGAAATTCATTAAAGGCAAGGCTTTTATCTTTCACAATAGAGAAAACATTGGATAAACCCAAGAGATCAAAAACATTGCGAACCGCAGATTGCGGATTAACCAGAACTATTTTACCGTTGTTTTCCTCGGTAACACCGAGGGTGCCGATGAAAACACCGGCACCCGCGCTGTTTAAATAATCAACTCCGGTCAAATCGACCACCATTTCATACTGCTGCTTGGCTAAAAGCTTGTTAAAAACCTCCTCCAGTTTGCTGTACGAGTAGGCATCGATTGACCCATCGAGTATAATCGTAACCACCCCGTTTTCATTAACCTGTGTTTTTATTTCCAGGTCTTTCATATGAGATTACCTATTAGTATCCCAACAGCCGCAGTTGGCCGGCTACATCCTTATTCTTCACCAAATCATACGCTTTCTGGGCGGGCATACCTTCAGCCACCTCGAAAACGAGATGCTTGTTAACCTTCAGCACCGAAGCCAACTCGCTTACTTTTTCCAGGCGGGGAACCGGATATTCGCCTGTTTTAAATTCATGGAAATTCTTCTCATCCATTTTCCATTTCCGGGCAATATACCTGTCCGGAAGTTTTTCCCCCAGCACCAAACGGACAAACCGGTATAGGTTCAGGGACCGCGGGTTCTTAACCAAGGACATCTTCATCTGTTCGTATGTCCTTTTGTGTATCTTCCTTACACCCTTTCTGCTCATACTGCTCTCCTTTCATGTTGCTACTGCACAATGCTGCTAATTCAATTTTGTTAGGTATCATACCAAATGGATTTGGTTTTGTCAAGAAAAATAGTTGTTTTTCCGCTATTTCCCCAAGCCGGCGGCCCCTCCCTTTAGTTTTTATTGACTTGCCCTATAATTTATGATAAAATAAATACTTTTAGAGATACCGAAAGAATACGCCTATGTGTTATGCTATCCCCGGAAAGGTTATTGAGCTTGCCGACCGCCTGGCAACGGTTGATTATTACGGCGAGCGCAAGAAGGCGTATACCGACCTCCTTGACGTAAAGGTGGGCGATTATGTCTATGCCCAGGGCGGATTCCTCATCCAGAAAGTATCTTTCAAGGAAGCCCAGGAAATATTAGCCGACTGGAAAGAACTATTCTTCCGCTTGCAAGAAACGGATAAAAACCTCACCACGAACCCTAAAAACCTCTATGAAAGAGCCAATGCCATCCGGCAAAAGCACCAGGGCAATTCCTGCTGCGTCCATGGAATACTGGAATTTTCCAACTATTGCCGCTGCAATTGCCTTTACTGCGGCATACGGCGCGATAACAAAGCGCTCCAGAGATACCGCATGGAAATACCCCAGATACTGGAATCCGTGGAATATGCCGTTAAGCTCGGATTCAAGGCGCTGGTCCTGCAATCGGGCGAAGACCAGTATTACGACGACGACAAGCTTTATTCTATAGTAAAACAAATCCGCGACCGTTATCCTGTGCTTCTGTTTGTCTCGATAGGCGAACGCAGCTTAAACGCCTACAAACGGCTTTACGATGCCGGTGCACGGGGGGTTCTCATGCGTTTTGAAACATCTAACCCCAAAATATATGCCGAAGTCAAGCCGGAATCATCTCTCG encodes:
- a CDS encoding STAS domain-containing protein, which gives rise to MKDLEIKTQVNENGVVTIILDGSIDAYSYSKLEEVFNKLLAKQQYEMVVDLTGVDYLNSAGAGVFIGTLGVTEENNGKIVLVNPQSAVRNVFDLLGLSNVFSIVKDKSLAFNEFPPK
- a CDS encoding RNA polymerase sigma factor RpoD/SigA; translated protein: MKRDSNELVMYIKDINKYPLLSIPETNKLAGAMKRGNRLARHKLIRANLRLVVKIARKYLNRGLSFQDLIEDGNIGLMKAVKRFNPSKGRFSTYASWWIKQSIMRALYMSSKTIRLPCHVVELISRWKSVSVALSQKLGRFPEPYEVCETMNMSHESINLFKKTLQNGLSVSRPTSLDYFTESAYVPPHDTIRLPVHNIFTREESEWLRRTIENIKPKEALVLKMRYGLEEKQPPMTLRQIGKQLGLSYERIRQVEKNALRKLYYAISKRNE
- a CDS encoding DegT/DnrJ/EryC1/StrS family aminotransferase, translated to MQVPILDLKAQYQAIKGDIEKSIQPVIQSQHFILGATVENFEKEISGYINVKYAIGVASGSDAILLSFMALKIGSGDEVITTPFSFFATAGSIARLGAKPVFVDIEQDTYNLDPNKIEDYLKRNGKKVKAVMPVHLYGQCAEMDAITELSRKYNIAVVEDAAQAIGSKYKNKHAGTFGIFGCFSFFPSKNLGAWGDAGLVTTNDEKSAILIKTLRIHGGLKKYYHQYVGCNSRLDALQAAVLSAKLKHLAEWNKGRARNAQRYINLFKKYKLDDIITAPITKPERNHTYHQFTIRVKEKRDELIKFLKDGGVGTEVYYPLPLHLQECFNDMGYKKGDLPVSEKCAQTCVSLPIYAELTEEMQEHVVSQIARFYLK
- the hydE gene encoding [FeFe] hydrogenase H-cluster radical SAM maturase HydE, whose protein sequence is MCYAIPGKVIELADRLATVDYYGERKKAYTDLLDVKVGDYVYAQGGFLIQKVSFKEAQEILADWKELFFRLQETDKNLTTNPKNLYERANAIRQKHQGNSCCVHGILEFSNYCRCNCLYCGIRRDNKALQRYRMEIPQILESVEYAVKLGFKALVLQSGEDQYYDDDKLYSIVKQIRDRYPVLLFVSIGERSLNAYKRLYDAGARGVLMRFETSNPKIYAEVKPESSLEQRLKLLNDLREMGYLIITGFLVGLPGEKAKDILKSIKLTASLAADKPSGEAGMFSFGPFIPHPQTPLATTPRPTIEKMLKIIAKARIMNPDARILVTTALETLDKENAARDGLMAGANSLMINVTPPKYRKLYDIYPQRFGTDLEVQEHINRAIELLKSLGRAPTDLSV